In the Malaya genurostris strain Urasoe2022 chromosome 1, Malgen_1.1, whole genome shotgun sequence genome, one interval contains:
- the LOC131426254 gene encoding uncharacterized protein LOC131426254 isoform X5, translated as MERYSPWGRKGGGAPNDTVRIRNIQAQGLYPEAKNLPTIPILHATRPQDVRHPVPMPRPKGVSAGGGGAPLRNSSGQIVTGLKDDPIISFNDANRYHVDNGLRYKTTPAQKQTYRAELDRIVAEKENRRKTRSSDVDGKMNGGPWGKPGPGGKPWRPPKNVGHNFMKSMGWTNKETLQDLDIDLVTKMQRQLEEENKYLKKFSNCCDRCVCQCVSNSLNPMANGSVGSAQTSRPTVSNPSRGMLAPPATAPSQPMRYEPNPSTDKITDRRVPRLCQQGQQNTPGRAPVAKKGGAKITPTRNCMITGGVELVPLLAKRRSQPRPISLGTTDITKIDKYSSNGTSVVLHSGDRYLHELNRQMSQKQRKIESFRVLEFETSKQHFETWSSFWGRPGHGAPLPNKNKLNLDNLLYAPAR; from the exons ATGGAGCGTTACTCACCCTGGGGTCGCAAAGGAGGTGGTGCCCCGAACGACACCGTTCGTATTCGGAACATCCAGGCGCAGGGACTGTACCCGGAGGCGAAAAAT CTTCCCACCATACCCATTTTGCACGCTACCCGGCCACAGGATGTACGCCATCCGGTTCCGATGCCTCGACCGAAGGGAGTGAGTGCGGGCGGGGGCGGTGCACCGTTGCGGAATTCTTCCGGTCAAATCGTCACCGGACTAAAGGACGATCCCATCATCAGTTTCAACGATGCCAATCGGTACCACGTGGACAACGGTCTGCGGTACAAGACCACACCGGCACAGAAGCAAACCTACCGGGCGGAACTGGACCGGATTGTGGCGGAAAAGGAAAACCGACGAAAAACCAGAAGCTCCGATGTAGACGGGAAGATG AACGGAGGACCGTGGGGTAAACCGGGCCCAGGTGGAAAACCCTGGAGACCACCGAAAAATGTTGGACATAACTTTATGAAATCGATG GGTTGGACCAACAAGGAAACACTGCAGGATCTGGACATTGATCTTGTCACCAAAATGCAACGACAACTGGAGGAGGAAAATAAGTACCTGAAAAAGTTTTCCAACTGTTGCGATCGATGCGTTTGTCAATGCGTCAGTAACTCGCTGAATCCGATGGCAAATGGTAGTGTCGGAAGTGCCCAGACGTCACGTCCCACCGTCAGTAATCCGTCGAGAGGAATGCTGGCACCACCGGCGACGGCACCGAGTCAACCGATGCGGTACGAACCGAATCCCAGCACCGATAAGATCACGGACCGTCGCGTACCTCGGCTATGTCAACAAGGCCAACAGAACACTCCGGGGCGGGCTCCGGTTGCTAAGAAGGGCGGAGCTAAGATCACACCAACCCGTAACTGCATGATAACGGGTGGCGTCGAGTTAGTTCCCCTGCTGGCCAAACGACGCTCGCAGCCGAGACCGATTAGCCTGGGAACGACTGACATAACCAAGATCGATAAGTATAGCTCCAATGG CACCTCAGTCGTACTTCACTCCGGCGACAGGTACCTCCACGAGTTGAACCGCCAGATGAGTCAGAAACAACGAAAGATTGAATCGTTCCGCGTTCTGGAGTTCGAAACCAGCAAGCAACACTTTGAGACGTGGTCCTCGTTCTGGGGCCGACCGGGACACGGTGCACCATtaccaaacaaaaacaaacttaaTCTGGACAATCTGCTTTACGCTCCTGCACGGTAA